The Treponema succinifaciens DSM 2489 region CCTGCTCGCTGCCAGTATTACTTGCCTGTTCCGCTACGGCTTAACGCCTGCCCTGCACCGCAGTAGCTCGCCATTACTTGCCTGTGGAGCGGACAATGCGGAAGCCCAAGTTGTTGCTGGTGATATTGGCGTTGAGCCAGTACTTGTAGTCCACCTCGCAGCCGTAGGCGTTGCTGCACCAGCTGCCGCCGCAGTTGCAGCGGTACTCGCTGATGTTGGGGTTGGAATCCCAGCACCATTCCCAAACGTTACCGCTCATGTCGTACAGACCGTAGTCGTTAGGCTTTTTCTGTGCAACTGGATGTGTCTTTTTTCCACTGTTTTCGCTATACCAGCCCACTTCGTCTAAGTTATCGCTTCCGCTATACTTGTAGTCCTGTCCGCCCTTTGCCGCATACTGCCATTCTTCCATTGTAGGCAGGCGGTAGCCGTTTGCGTTTTCATCTTGGCTTACGGTTCCTGTTATTATATTTCCTTTGTGAGGAGCATAGCTCCATTTTTCTACATCAGGTTCACCATCAACAGCATAGACTGGAGTCAAACCGAACATATCACTTAATTTGTTGCAAAAATAAACTGCGTCATACCAACTCACCTGTTCCACTGGAAGATTCTTTTCTTCCTTGAAGTTGCTAGGATTCTCACCCATTACAGACTTATTAAGCTCCTGTGTAACCTCAGTTGCAAGAATAGAAAATTCCTTTCCTGGAACAGCGATCATAAGCTTGTCAACATTTTCATACGTAACGCCCTCTGCCAAGGCAGCCTTGACAGGCTCTGGCTTTGTTTCGCCAGAATTTGAATCATCCTTGCCATCATTTGGTTTTATTTCACCGGAATTGTTCTTGTCAACATCCGCCCCCCCCTCAAGGGTTGCCCCAACAGTTGAATCTCCATTGTCGTCTTCTGAGTCAGAGCATGAAATCTGCAAGGGAACTGCAAACAGTATAATTGCGCAGATAGCAAAAGTTGAAAAAGACAGCCCGCTCTTGCGGCCGCCAGCCAAGCTAAAACATTTTTTCAAGGTTTTCATTTTTTACCCCCGTATAATCTTTTGAAGCCACCATTTAGATGTAATATGATTTCTGTATTGATTGTCTCTGTCATTGTGGCAACATTTTCAGCAACTGCTTCAAAACTCATTTTGCGCCTCCTGACAAAAGGATACTATACAAATTTTACAGTGTCAAGAAAAATAAAATAATCCGCTTGAATTTTAACAAGAGCTTTATAAATTAAAAAGCATTTCATGCATTCCATAAGATAAGAGTCTTTATATCCGGCTAAGGGACGCGCTTTCGCATGATTTAGTCTGCCCTTTTCACTATTTTGGGCTTACAGATGCGGAAGGAATCGACTATTCAAAAATTAAGGCCGAGCCAGGAACAAGCAAATATTATAGAAGAAATTGCAAATATGCTCATGG contains the following coding sequences:
- a CDS encoding formylglycine-generating enzyme family protein — its product is MKTLKKCFSLAGGRKSGLSFSTFAICAIILFAVPLQISCSDSEDDNGDSTVGATLEGGADVDKNNSGEIKPNDGKDDSNSGETKPEPVKAALAEGVTYENVDKLMIAVPGKEFSILATEVTQELNKSVMGENPSNFKEEKNLPVEQVSWYDAVYFCNKLSDMFGLTPVYAVDGEPDVEKWSYAPHKGNIITGTVSQDENANGYRLPTMEEWQYAAKGGQDYKYSGSDNLDEVGWYSENSGKKTHPVAQKKPNDYGLYDMSGNVWEWCWDSNPNISEYRCNCGGSWCSNAYGCEVDYKYWLNANITSNNLGFRIVRSTGK